In the genome of Chthoniobacterales bacterium, one region contains:
- a CDS encoding pantoate--beta-alanine ligase, which produces MRTLGTIAETVEFRRTCRPPVVLVPTMGALHAGHAALVDAARRHAGASGTVVVSIFVNPTQFGPAEDFSKYPRTPGEDLRLCQGHGADAVFAPSAEEMYPPGDSTFVDETALSRGLCGSARPGHFRGVCTVVAKLFNILRPDAAIFGEKDYQQLAIIRRMVRDLFFGIEIIAHPTVREADGLALSSRNRYLAPDQRERASRFPAALQQAAKERRPSEILATAARLIEDGTGSRPQYVEVVDAGTLEPVGTLDRPAVLAAAVKIGETRLIDNVRLAPSHGKI; this is translated from the coding sequence ATGCGCACCCTCGGCACGATCGCGGAGACGGTGGAATTCCGCCGCACCTGTCGTCCACCGGTCGTTCTTGTGCCCACCATGGGTGCGCTGCACGCAGGGCACGCGGCGCTGGTCGATGCCGCACGCCGGCACGCCGGCGCCTCGGGCACGGTGGTGGTGAGCATTTTCGTCAACCCGACACAGTTCGGGCCCGCGGAGGATTTCTCGAAATATCCGCGCACGCCCGGGGAAGACCTACGGTTGTGCCAAGGACACGGCGCCGATGCGGTGTTCGCGCCATCCGCGGAGGAGATGTATCCGCCGGGCGATTCGACCTTCGTGGACGAGACCGCGCTTTCCCGCGGACTCTGCGGTTCCGCGCGTCCGGGCCACTTCCGCGGCGTCTGCACCGTGGTGGCGAAACTTTTCAACATCCTGCGCCCGGATGCAGCCATCTTCGGCGAAAAAGACTACCAGCAGCTCGCGATTATCCGCCGCATGGTGCGCGATTTGTTTTTCGGCATCGAAATCATCGCCCACCCGACCGTGCGCGAAGCGGACGGACTCGCGCTCAGCTCGCGCAACCGTTACCTCGCGCCCGACCAACGCGAACGGGCGAGTCGTTTCCCGGCGGCACTGCAGCAGGCGGCCAAGGAGCGGCGGCCGTCGGAAATCCTCGCCACCGCAGCGCGTCTCATAGAGGACGGGACAGGCAGCAGGCCGCAATATGTCGAAGTCGTCGATGCCGGGACGCTCGAGCCCGTCGGCACGCTCGACCGTCCGGCTGTGCTTGCGGCGGCGGTCAAAATCGGAGAAACACGCCTCATCGACAACGTGCGCCTGGCGCCGTCGCATGGAAAAATTTGA
- the dnaN gene encoding DNA polymerase III subunit beta has protein sequence MKFTISQEAFAEGLQNAVSAVNPRSTLPILSNVLLQADGDELTLTSTDLDFTVRTKVPAKVGKSGATTLPAKRLSTLVKDLPKTDIEVEVDPKSLATLKSGAGVYKIFGLPEAEFPGMPAFDGSVEFKLKSADLKDGLRKTHYAISLDETRYVLNGIFFSFKGDKLTLVATDGRRLALAEVNDLEIPPSQEREFIVRTKAISELMRALKDDGDVVVRLAQNMVQFDCGPTTLISKLVEGNYPNYVQVIPTKVNERVTVERESLLNAVRRVSLLNTEKTASVRLSFSKGNLDITSNTPEVGEAREALAVSYKGKDISIAFNPEFLMAPLRYLNEDEVHFELIDDISPGVIKINAPFVYVLMPMRVGA, from the coding sequence ATGAAATTCACCATCTCGCAGGAAGCTTTCGCCGAAGGGCTGCAAAACGCGGTCAGTGCGGTCAATCCCCGCAGCACGCTGCCCATCCTGTCCAATGTCCTGCTGCAAGCCGACGGCGACGAACTGACGCTCACCTCGACCGATCTGGATTTCACCGTGCGCACGAAGGTGCCCGCCAAGGTCGGCAAGTCCGGCGCGACCACGCTGCCGGCCAAGCGCCTGAGCACTCTGGTGAAAGATCTCCCGAAGACGGACATCGAGGTGGAGGTCGATCCCAAGAGCCTCGCCACCCTCAAGAGCGGTGCGGGCGTTTATAAAATTTTCGGTCTGCCCGAGGCGGAATTTCCCGGGATGCCGGCGTTCGACGGTTCGGTCGAGTTCAAGCTCAAGTCGGCCGACCTGAAAGACGGCTTGCGCAAAACGCACTACGCCATTTCCCTCGACGAGACCCGCTACGTCCTCAACGGCATCTTTTTCTCCTTCAAGGGCGACAAGCTCACCCTCGTGGCCACCGACGGGCGCCGCCTCGCCCTGGCCGAGGTCAATGATCTCGAGATACCGCCCAGCCAGGAGCGCGAATTCATCGTCCGCACCAAGGCGATCTCCGAGTTGATGCGCGCCCTCAAAGACGACGGCGACGTTGTCGTGCGCCTGGCGCAGAACATGGTGCAGTTCGATTGCGGTCCTACGACGCTGATCTCCAAACTCGTCGAAGGCAATTACCCGAACTACGTGCAGGTGATCCCCACGAAGGTCAACGAGCGCGTCACTGTGGAGCGCGAGTCGCTGCTCAACGCCGTCCGCCGCGTTTCGTTGCTCAACACCGAGAAAACGGCTTCCGTCCGCCTCAGCTTCTCCAAGGGCAATCTCGACATCACATCGAACACTCCCGAGGTCGGCGAGGCGCGCGAAGCGCTGGCCGTGAGCTACAAGGGCAAGGACATTTCCATCGCATTCAATCCGGAATTTCTCATGGCCCCGCTGCGGTATCTCAACGAGGACGAGGTCCATTTCGAGCTGATCGACGACATCAGTCCCGGCGTCATCAAGATCAACGCGCCCTTCGTTTACGTGCTCATGCCCATGCGGGTGGGGGCCTGA
- the nadB gene encoding L-aspartate oxidase: MEKFDHIVIGSGIAGLTYALKAAGSGTVALVTKRSKAATNTAWAQGGVACVTSPEDSFELHIKDTLDAGAGLCHRDIVETVVREGPDRIKELIELGMSFDLRERPDGITELDLGREGGHSKRRVLHAQDFTGLEIENTLLAAVDKHPSIRVMEDHMAIDLITTGKLGYAIEDRVVGVYVLDEKSGEVLTLRSDRIILATGGCGKVYLYTTNPDIASGDGVAMAWRAGAAVSNMEFVQFHPTCLFHPEAKSFLISEAVRGEGGVLVDEKGEPFMDRYHALKSLAPRDIVARAIDAEMKKTGAKCVFLDITHKPREFLQARFPKIYETCAGLGIDIAKQPIPVVPAAHYQCGGVKTNEHGETTLRGLFAVGEVACTGLHGANRLASNSLLEALVFANRAVLKATKNHKPADDIQLPEWRPGSVTDVDELVVIYHNWDEIRRLMWDYVGIVRTDKRLQRAATRLRNLQKEVQEFYWNFKVTTDLLELRNLVTVAALIVDCALSRKESRGLHYTLDYPETGSPFARDTVMRRA; encoded by the coding sequence ATGGAAAAATTTGACCATATCGTCATCGGTTCCGGCATCGCCGGGCTGACGTATGCCCTCAAGGCAGCCGGATCGGGCACTGTCGCGCTCGTGACCAAGCGCTCCAAGGCCGCGACCAACACCGCATGGGCTCAAGGCGGTGTAGCCTGTGTGACCAGCCCCGAAGACTCGTTCGAGCTGCACATCAAGGACACCTTGGACGCAGGGGCCGGTCTTTGCCACCGGGACATTGTGGAGACAGTCGTCCGTGAAGGACCCGATCGCATCAAGGAACTCATCGAACTCGGGATGTCTTTCGATTTGCGCGAGCGGCCGGACGGAATTACCGAGCTGGATCTCGGGCGCGAAGGCGGCCATTCGAAGCGACGCGTCCTGCACGCGCAGGACTTCACCGGGTTGGAAATCGAAAACACCCTGCTTGCGGCGGTGGACAAGCACCCTTCGATCCGCGTGATGGAGGACCACATGGCGATCGATCTCATCACCACGGGAAAACTCGGCTACGCCATCGAGGACCGCGTGGTCGGCGTCTATGTGCTCGACGAGAAATCCGGGGAAGTCCTCACCCTGCGCAGCGACCGGATCATCCTGGCCACGGGCGGCTGCGGAAAAGTGTATTTATACACGACGAATCCGGATATCGCCTCGGGCGACGGCGTGGCCATGGCATGGCGCGCGGGTGCGGCCGTGAGCAACATGGAATTCGTGCAGTTCCACCCGACCTGCCTTTTTCACCCCGAGGCCAAATCGTTCCTCATCAGCGAAGCCGTGCGCGGCGAGGGCGGGGTGCTGGTGGACGAAAAGGGTGAGCCGTTCATGGACCGCTACCACGCCTTGAAGTCGCTCGCCCCGCGCGACATCGTGGCCCGCGCCATCGACGCGGAGATGAAAAAGACCGGCGCCAAGTGCGTCTTTCTCGACATCACGCACAAACCGCGCGAGTTCCTGCAGGCGCGTTTTCCGAAAATCTACGAAACCTGCGCCGGTCTCGGGATCGACATCGCCAAGCAACCGATACCGGTTGTTCCGGCTGCGCACTACCAGTGCGGCGGCGTGAAGACCAACGAGCACGGCGAAACGACGTTGCGCGGACTCTTCGCGGTCGGCGAAGTTGCCTGCACCGGGCTGCACGGAGCGAACCGTCTGGCGAGCAACTCGCTCTTGGAGGCGCTGGTTTTCGCCAACCGCGCCGTTCTCAAGGCGACGAAAAACCACAAACCGGCCGATGACATACAACTGCCCGAGTGGCGCCCCGGCAGCGTCACCGACGTGGACGAACTCGTTGTCATCTACCACAACTGGGACGAGATCCGCCGGCTCATGTGGGACTATGTCGGCATCGTCCGCACCGATAAACGCCTGCAACGCGCCGCCACGCGCCTGCGCAACCTGCAGAAGGAGGTCCAGGAGTTTTACTGGAACTTCAAAGTCACGACCGACTTGCTGGAGTTGCGCAATCTGGTGACTGTCGCCGCCCTCATCGTTGATTGCGCCCTGAGCCGCAAAGAGAGCCGCGGACTGCACTACACTCTCGACTATCCGGAAACGGGCAGCCCCTTTGCACGCGACACCGTGATGCGAAGAGCATGA
- the dnaA gene encoding chromosomal replication initiator protein DnaA, with translation MRSASKSAFPRSRRPKPESVPASKRDAGADVNNSATAGELDAVWEQVASALKAELGEGVYDRWFSSLQLTGLTSKALTLAIPNSIYQVWIESNYAAQVQAALLTVFGSRRAVEFVVDNCGSKTEPAAPASEASVAAAPESEIEEPPDAKGLNPRYVFDTFVVGTNSEFAHAAALAVAKAPSRTYNPLFIHGGVGLGKTHLLHAIGHHIARSKRGARIAYVRSETFTNDFIQAIQTNALVKFRKRYRQADVLLIDDIQFLGGKERSQEEFFHTFNSLFEGRKQIVLSSDQPPSEIAHLEQRLVSRFEWGLTAELQPPDMETRLAILRRKADMLQVKLPAHVFEYLAHRVKSNVRRLEGALLRVASFVSLSSRPLTDESVEHLLRDILQEEARRAVSIDQVQRKVAEHYDVRLADMTSKRRPANIAFPRQIAMFISRRITKSSLQEIGEAFGGRDHGTVIHACKTVQARMDNEESLRQVIRFLETSLQR, from the coding sequence ATGCGCTCCGCTTCCAAGTCAGCGTTCCCCCGCTCGCGTCGGCCCAAGCCTGAGTCCGTCCCTGCGTCCAAAAGAGACGCCGGAGCGGACGTGAATAACTCCGCTACCGCCGGGGAGTTGGACGCTGTCTGGGAACAAGTTGCTTCGGCACTGAAGGCCGAATTGGGCGAGGGCGTTTACGACCGTTGGTTTTCCTCGCTGCAACTCACCGGTCTGACTTCCAAAGCGCTGACCCTGGCCATCCCCAACAGCATTTATCAGGTGTGGATCGAGAGCAACTACGCCGCCCAAGTCCAAGCCGCATTGCTCACAGTCTTCGGCAGCCGCCGGGCCGTGGAGTTCGTTGTGGATAACTGCGGCTCCAAGACTGAGCCGGCCGCGCCCGCGTCGGAGGCCTCCGTGGCGGCGGCTCCGGAAAGCGAGATCGAGGAACCTCCGGATGCCAAAGGTCTCAATCCGCGCTACGTGTTCGACACCTTTGTCGTGGGGACCAATAGCGAGTTCGCCCATGCCGCCGCGCTGGCCGTGGCCAAGGCCCCCTCGCGCACCTACAACCCTCTTTTCATCCACGGCGGCGTCGGTCTGGGCAAAACGCACCTGCTGCACGCCATCGGTCACCACATCGCACGCAGCAAGCGCGGCGCCCGCATCGCCTACGTCCGCAGCGAGACCTTCACCAACGACTTCATCCAGGCCATCCAGACCAACGCGCTGGTCAAGTTCCGCAAACGCTACCGCCAGGCCGATGTCCTCCTCATCGACGACATCCAGTTTCTTGGCGGCAAGGAGCGCTCCCAGGAAGAGTTTTTCCACACCTTCAATTCGCTTTTCGAGGGGCGCAAACAGATCGTCCTCTCCAGCGACCAGCCGCCGAGTGAAATCGCCCACCTCGAGCAGAGGCTGGTTTCGCGCTTCGAGTGGGGCCTCACCGCGGAGTTGCAGCCCCCGGACATGGAGACGCGCCTCGCCATCCTGCGCCGCAAGGCCGACATGCTGCAGGTCAAACTGCCCGCGCATGTTTTCGAATACCTGGCCCACCGTGTGAAATCGAACGTCCGCCGTTTGGAGGGCGCCCTCCTGCGCGTGGCCTCGTTCGTCTCCCTCAGCAGCCGCCCGCTCACCGACGAGTCGGTCGAGCACCTGTTGCGCGACATTCTGCAGGAGGAAGCCCGCCGCGCCGTGAGCATCGACCAGGTGCAGCGGAAAGTCGCCGAGCATTACGACGTGCGGTTGGCCGACATGACCAGCAAACGCCGCCCGGCCAACATCGCGTTCCCGCGCCAGATCGCCATGTTCATTTCGCGCCGCATCACCAAATCGTCGCTGCAGGAAATCGGCGAGGCTTTCGGCGGCCGCGATCACGGGACTGTGATCCACGCCTGCAAAACGGTGCAGGCGCGCATGGACAACGAGGAGAGTCTCCGCCAGGTGATCCGCTTCCTCGAGACTTCACTCCAAAGGTGA
- the argA gene encoding amino-acid N-acetyltransferase: protein MNVSDLREILQYVPRFREKIFVVSVDGEVAASPNFANILLDLAVLRSLSIRVVLVHGASHQIQEASKKAGFAPSNTDGTGITDEATLDVSIDAAMRLTHEILEGLASVDLRAAYANAVIAHPAGILGGIDQGFTGRIERVDVKCLHMLLNEGIIPVMPPLGFDGEGHTYRVNSDHAASELAEALQAAKIIYLSADAKSPAGRALPRQLSIAEAEELSKKRKAGEAANLYSKIDYGAKACRQGVPRVHILDGHANEALLDEVFSNEGIGTMIYSNEYQQIRKIFKKDVRAIMALIRQSMANEELVRRTRTEILEQMQDYWVLEIDGKLMGCVALHVYPEEGCGELACLYVLKDHENEGHGRKLMAFTENLAREKSLKRLFALSTQAYKYLQIKGGFQEASPDDLPAARKKKYDTAGRQSKVLVKDLG, encoded by the coding sequence GTGAACGTCAGCGATCTCAGGGAAATTTTGCAATATGTTCCGCGCTTCCGCGAAAAGATCTTCGTGGTGTCCGTGGACGGGGAAGTTGCGGCTTCGCCGAACTTCGCCAATATCCTTCTCGATCTCGCGGTGCTCCGGTCGCTGAGCATCCGCGTCGTGTTGGTGCATGGCGCCAGTCACCAGATCCAAGAGGCTTCGAAAAAAGCGGGCTTCGCACCGAGCAATACCGACGGCACGGGGATCACGGACGAGGCGACTTTGGATGTCAGCATCGACGCCGCCATGCGGTTGACCCACGAGATTCTCGAAGGGCTGGCCTCGGTGGACCTTCGGGCTGCTTACGCCAACGCTGTCATCGCCCACCCGGCGGGAATTCTGGGCGGCATTGACCAAGGTTTCACCGGACGCATCGAACGGGTCGATGTGAAGTGCCTCCACATGCTGCTCAACGAGGGGATCATCCCCGTGATGCCCCCGCTCGGGTTCGACGGCGAGGGCCACACTTACCGCGTCAATTCCGACCACGCCGCCTCCGAATTGGCCGAAGCATTGCAGGCCGCCAAGATCATTTATTTGTCCGCGGACGCCAAGTCGCCCGCAGGCAGAGCCCTGCCGCGGCAGCTCAGCATTGCCGAGGCGGAGGAACTTTCCAAAAAACGCAAGGCCGGCGAGGCGGCGAACCTTTATTCGAAGATCGACTATGGCGCGAAGGCCTGCCGTCAGGGCGTGCCTCGCGTGCACATCCTCGACGGCCATGCCAACGAGGCCTTGCTCGACGAGGTCTTCAGCAACGAGGGGATCGGCACCATGATCTACTCGAACGAATACCAGCAGATCCGGAAAATTTTCAAAAAGGACGTCCGGGCGATCATGGCGCTCATCCGGCAATCGATGGCCAACGAGGAACTCGTGCGGCGGACGCGGACGGAAATCCTCGAGCAGATGCAGGATTACTGGGTGCTGGAGATCGACGGCAAGCTGATGGGGTGCGTCGCGTTGCATGTTTATCCCGAGGAGGGGTGCGGCGAGCTGGCTTGCCTCTACGTGCTGAAGGACCACGAAAACGAGGGGCACGGACGCAAGCTCATGGCTTTCACGGAAAATCTCGCGAGGGAAAAAAGCCTCAAGAGGCTCTTCGCGTTGAGCACGCAGGCTTACAAATACCTGCAGATCAAAGGCGGCTTCCAGGAGGCGTCGCCTGACGATCTTCCCGCCGCGCGGAAGAAAAAATATGACACCGCCGGCCGGCAATCGAAGGTGCTGGTCAAGGATCTCGGCTGA